In Subdoligranulum variabile, the genomic stretch GCGCGCACCGCCCGCAGGAATTCCAGCCCGTTCATCTGGGGCATGTAGAAATCCAGGATCACCAGGTCGGCAGGGTTGTGCCGCAGCCAGTCCAGCGCCCGGCGGGGCTGGCTGAAGGTCTGGGCCACCGTGAACCGGCCATCCTTCTCGGCGTACCGGCGGTTCAGTTCGGTGATCATGGGATCGTCTTCTACGATGACAACGGTGTACATGATTTGCCTCTTTCTCAGGTGTCCGCCGCCCGGGGCGGACGGAAGGTAATGATGAAGGAACTGCCCACGCCCTGGGTGGACTCCACCCGGATCTCACCGTCGTAGGCGTCCACCACGCTCTTGACTAAGAACAGTCCGGTGCCGTGGCCCTCCCCCTTGGAGGTGCTGCCCCGCTCAAAGATGTGTTCCCGGACTTCCTCCGGCATGCCGCAGGCGTTGTCGTCCACGCTCAGGATCAGCCCCCGTTCGCTCTCCCGCACCGAGACGTCGATCTCATGCAGGGTGTCGGAAGGGGTATTGCCGAAGGCGTCGAAAGCGTTCTCGATGAGATTGCCCAGAATGGTGATCATACCGGAGGCGGGCAGGTAGTGGGTGTCGGAACTCAGGTGGCTCTCAGGGTCCAGGGTAAGCCGCACTCCCAGCTCTGCCGCGCGGCAGCTCTTGCCGATGAGCAGCGCCGCCACCGACGGCTCGGCGATGCTCTGGGAGATCCGCCCCACCGACAGGGCCTTGGTCTGGGTCAGCTGGAGCACATAGTCCTCGGCCTGCTTGGCCTCGCCCAGTTGCAGAAGCCCCAGGATCACGTGGAGCTTGTTCATGAATTCGTGGGTGTAGGCGCGCATGGCCTCCACGATATGCTGCACGCCGGTCAGTTCCCGGGCCAGGTTGGCCACTTCGGTGCGGTTGCGGAAAATCGCCACCGCGCCCACGATCTGTCCGTCCCGGCGTACCGGCATCCGGTCGGAAAGGATGCGGATGTGGTGCAGCGATTCCAGGCTGATGTTGTACTCCGGCTGTTCGGTGTGCATGACCCGGGGGATGGTGGATTGGGGATAAACCTCGGACAGAGGCTTGCCCACCACAGCGCTTTTGTCAAAGGAGAGCATCTCAGCCGCCGCCCGGTTGATGTAGATGATGTGCTCCTCCCGGTCGATGGCCAGCAGTCCCTCGTCCAGGGCGTCCAGCAGCTCCATCCGGCGCAAAAACAGATCGCGGAAGGCGTCCGGCTCGTAGCCCAGCAGGTCGCTCTTGATGCGCTGGGCCAGCTGCATGCTCAAAAAGGAACCTACCCCCAACGCTGCCGCGCCGATGAGCAGATAGATCTCCAGTGTGCGCAGACCGGTGGAGCGGATGGAACTCAGGTAGAGCCCGGCCATCACATAGCCTTTGACCGATCCGTCAGGGCGGTGCACGGCGGCGTAGGCGCAGTGGTCGGCGCCCTCGGGGGCACGGGCATCGTCCAGCAGGGCATCCTCACTCGCGGACAAGCGGTTCATAAGGGCCTCGTCCAGCGATTCCAGGGAAGCGGCGCTGCTCTCGCTGTCGGTGACGTCGCACAGATAGACCGGCTGGCCGTCGGCGTCGTAGACGGCAAAAAGGTCAATGCCCGAGATGCCGTGCACCGTCCGGTCCACATATTCCATGATGAGGGCGGGTTCGTCGCCGTCGGTGATGGTCAGCGTATGGGAGACCGCCTGCACCGCGGTGGTCAGGGTGTCGTCGCGGATGCGCCGCTCCTGGAAAAGGTTCAGCGAAAGCCCTGCGCCGGTGGCCAGCACCATGGCTACCAGAATGCCCAGCACCGACACCCGGCGGATCTGCTGGTAGACGGTATGGCCGGTCGACTTCTTTTCCATAGGACACCCCTTTTTTATAATAGGACAGTTTCTGCGGTAATGATACCACCTTCGTACAGAATCGTCAATCTTGCACAAAGTTTCTCCGCCATCGGCAGGACAAATGCATCCCTTTGCACGGTTTTGTTTTTTTTATTTTCGTAAGACTTACCACCCCGCCGCCGCGGGCGTAAGATGGGTACGAAAAAGAGGTGAACAAGTTTGGAAGGTTTTAAAGAAGCCCTGGTTGATGCCCTTGCCAATGAGACCGCGTTCACGATCCCGGTCCTCGGCGGCATTCCCATCAGCTCGGCCGTGCTGGTGACCTGGATCATTATGGCGTTCTGGATCATCTTCACGCTGCTGGCCACCCGCAATCTGAAGGTCAGCAACCCCGGTAAGCTGCAGGTCATTCTGGAATCCGCCGTGGAGTTCCTCAACGGATTCGTCAAGGAGACCATCGGCCCCCACTGGCGGCCCTTTGCCCCCTATCTGGGCAGCGTGGCGCTTTACATCGGCCTGGCAAACATCATCAGCATTTTCGGCCTGACGCCCCCCACCAAGGACGTCAGCGTGACCGCCGCCCTGGCGTTCATGAGCCTGGTGCTGATCTACGGTGCGCAGTTCCGCTACAACGGTCTGCGCGGCGGTATGAAGCGTTTTGCCGACCCCATGCCTGTGCTGCTCCCCATCAACCTGATGGAAATCGCCATCCGTCCGCTGGCGCTGTGCATGCGACTGTTCGGCAACGTTCTGGGCGCTTTCATCATCATGGAGATCATCAAGTACCTGGTACCCGCCGTGGTGCCCGCCGTCTTCTGCATCTACTTCGATCTGTTCGACGGCCTCATCCAGACCATTGTCTTTGTCTTTTTGACCGCTCTGTTCGCAGGCGAGGGCATCAAGGAAGAAGAGTAAGCCCCGCCCCCACCCGCGCGGTACATGCCGCGCTCCCATGAAAAGAACTTTCAGGAGGAAACTACTATGTCTATCGGAATCATCGCCGCAGGTCTCGCAGTTCTCACCGGTTTTGGCGCCGGTATCGGTATCGGCATCGCCACCGGCCACGCCAGCGACGCCATCGCCCGTCAGCCCGAAGCATCCGGCAAGATCAACAGCACCCTGCTGCTGGGCTGCGCCATGGCAGAAGGTACTGCCATCTTCGGTTTCATCACCGCGCTGATCATCATCTTCGTGGGTTAAAAGGAGGTGTGCCCAAATGCTGGATTTCCAGCCGTGGACGATCTTTTTTACCATCGTCAACCTGTTGATTTTGTATTTCTTTTTCCGCAAATTCCTGTTTGGGCGCATCAATGCCGTGCTTGAACAGCGTGAGCAGCTGATCCGCAGCCAGGTCGAGGAGGCCGAGAAAAACAACGCCGAGGCCCAGAAGACCAAGCAGGAATATGAGACGAAACTGGCCGGTGCCCGGCAGGAAGCCGCCGATCTGGTGGCGGACGCCAAGCGCCGTGCCGATGTGGCCTACGCCGACCGTATGGCGCAGGCCGAAGCCGACGCCAAGCAGACGGCGGCGGAAGCCGAGGCCCGCATTGCCGCCGAGCGCAGCGAGATGTTGCGCACTGCCCGCGGCGAAGTGGCCCATCTGGCCGTGATGGCCGCCACCGAGGTGGCCGGCAAGCGGCTGGATACCGACTCCGACCGTGCGCTGGCGGAGGAATTCTTGGCAAAGGTGGGTGAGCAGGCATGAGCGAAGCGACCGAGCGTTACGCTGCGGCCCTGTTCGGGGCTGCCCAGGGCGACGCGGGGGCCGTGCGCGCTGCCGCCGATGCCCTGATGGCGGACACCCAGCGCTGGAACGTGCTGGTGAGTGATGCCACCACCGACGCCGAGAAGAAGGAGCTGCTGGCCGGTGCGCCGCAGCTGGACGGACAGGACGCGCTGAAGGCTTTCCTGCAGCTGCTGCTGGCGGAAGGTCATCTGAACGCCCTGCCGGAGATCCTGCCGGAATTTTCCCGCCTGGCACTGAATGCCCAGGGCGGTATGGAATGTGTGATGACCTGCGCCCGTCAGCCGGACGAGGCCACCCAGGAGGCCGTGCGCAAGGCGGCCTGCAAGCTGCGCGGCGCCGACAATGTGGTGCTGCAGATCAAGATCGACCCCAGCCTGCTGGGCGGTTTTGTGCTGGATATCGACGGCGTGACCTATGACCGCAGCGTCAAGGGCCGTCTGGACCGTCTGGCCCGCGGCATCGAGAACAACAACAGCGACGATACGCTGGATCAGCTGGCTGCCCAGATGAAGGAGGCCCTCTCCGGTTCTGCCGGGGATACCATGGCCACCGAGACCGGCCGCGTGCTGGAGATCGGTGACGGCATTGCCAACGTCAGCGGCCTGCGCCACGCCGTCTACGGCGAGCGCGTGGAATTTGAGAACGGCACCGCCGGTCTGATCCTGGACCTGCGCCGCAAGCGCACCGGTGTGGTGCTGCTGGGCAGCGCCGAGGGTCTGACCGAGGGCAGCCTGGTGCGCCGCACCGGCCGTCCCGCCGACGTGCCGGTGGGCGAAGCCCTCATCGGCCGTACCGTCAACGCCCTGGGCCAGCCCATTGATGGCCTGGGCCCCATCGACTGCACCGAGACCCGCCCCATCGAGCATGAGGCCTCCGGCGTGGTCAGCCGTGAACCGGTCACCCAGCCCATGCAGACCGGCATCCTGGCCATCGACGCCATGGTGCCCATCGGCCGCGGCCAGCGTGAATTGATCATCGGCGACCGCCAGACCGGCAAGACCTCCATCGCCACCGATGCCATCCTGAACCAGAAGGGGCAGGATATGATCTGCATCTACGTGGCCATCGGCCAGAAGGCTTCCACCGTCGCCCGCCTGCGGGAGACCCTGAAGAAGCACGGCGCCATGGAGTACAGCATCATCGTGTCGGCTCCCGCCGCCGAGGGTGCTTCCATGCAGTACATCGCTCCCTATGCGGGCGCTGCCATGGGCGAATACTTCATGTCCAAGGGCAAGGACGTCCTCATCGTCTACGATGACCTGTCCAAGCACGCGGTGGCCTACCGTACGCTGTCCCTGCTGCTGCGCCGTTCTCCCGGCCGTGAAGCCTATCCCGGCGACGTCTTCTATCTGCATTCCCGTCTGCTGGAGCGCGCCTGCCGCCTGACCAAGGAGTACGGCGGCGGTTCCATGACGGCCCTGCCTATCGTCGAGACCCAGGCCGGCGACGTTTCGGCCTATATTCCCACCAACGTCATTTCCATCACCGACGGCCAGATCTACCTGGAAAGCGGCCTGTTCTTCTCGGGCCAGCGCCCCGCCGTCAACGTGGGCCTGTCGGTGTCCCGTGTGGGCGGTGCCGCCCAGACCCGGGCCATCAAGAAGACCGCCGGTACCCTGCGTATCGACCTGGCCCGGTACCGTGAACTGGAAGTCTTCACCCAGTTCAGCTCCGACCTGGACGCCGAGACCCGCCAGGCCCTGGACCACGGCAAGCGGATGATGGCGCTGCTGCGCCAGCCCCTCTGCTCGCCCATGTCGGTGGCCCGCCAGGCGGTTATCCTGTACATCGCCACCAACGGCCTGCTGAACGACGTGCCGGTGGAGAAGTCCGCCGCCTTCGCCAAGGATTTCGCCGACCTGCTGGAGCGCGAGCAGGCTGACCTGATGCAGGAGATCAACGAGACCGGTGCATTGTCCGGCACCGCCACCGAGCAGATCCGCACCACGCTGCAGAGCTACAAAGAGCAGGTGAGCGCCACATGGAAAGCATAAAGGAGATTCGCACCCACATCGACAGTGTGCAGCAGACCCTCAAGATCACCAACGCCATGTACCTGATCTCCTCCTCCAAGCTGCGCAAGGCCCGCCGTCAGCTGACCGACGTGCAGCCCTACTTTGAGAAGATCACCCAGACCATTTCCGACATTCTGCACCGCACGGCAGGCGTGGACCATGTCTACTTCGACACCCGTCCCGGCCGTCCCCACAAGGTGGGCTACATCGTCATCACCGGCGACAAGGGCCTGGCAGGCGCCTACAACCACAACGTGCTGCGCCTGGTGGAAGAGGAAATGGCCAAGGTGGAGGATCCCACACTGTTTCTGATCGGCCAGGCCGGCCGCAACTACTTCCAGCACAAGGGTGTCAACATCGACGGTGAGTTCATGTACACCGCCCAGGACCCCACGGTCTACCGTGCCCGGGAGATCGGCGATACCTTCATCGAGCTGTTCCGCAAGGGACATCTGGATGAAGTGTACGTGGTCTTTACCGAGATGGTCACCCCCATGCAGATGGAACCCAGGATGGTCAAACTGCTGCCCCTGGACCGCGACGCCTTCCCCTGGACTCCGCGCCGCAGCGCCGACGGCAGCGAACGGCACGTGGTGACCTATGTGCCGTCCCCTGAGCACGTGCTCAACCACATCGTACCTTCCTACCTGAAAGGGCTGCTGTTCGGCACCCTGGTGGAGTCCTTCTGCTCCGAGCAGAACGCCCGTATGAACGCCATGGACACCGCCACCGACAACGCCCGGTCCCTGCTGAAGGAACTGTCGCTGCACTACAACCGTGCGCGTCAGTCCGCCATCACCCAGGAGATCACCGAGATCGTCGGCGGCGCGCAGCCGGGCGGCGATGACTGGGAGGACGACGACTGGGCCGACGAGGAAGCCGACCTGTAACTTCCGGTCTCCCACCGGACAACCATAGAGAAAGGAAAGACTGCTATGCAACACAAAGGTGTGATCGCGCAGGTGCTGGGCCCCGTGGTGGACGTACAGTTCGCCGAGGGCAGCCTGCCGCAGATCAACGAGGAGCTGGTCGTCGAGAAAGACGGCGAGCACCGTGTGATGGAAGTCGCCCGCGAGATCGGACACGGCGCCGTGCGCTGCATCCTGCTTTCGCCCGGTGAAGGTCTGGGCCGTGGTGACGAAGTCATCGCGACCGGCCACACCATCGAGACGCCCGTCGGCGAAGCCACCCTGGGCCGTATGTTCAACGTCCTGGGCGAGCCCATCGATGAGAAGGGTCCTGTGGAAACCCCTGAAAAGTGGTCCATCCACCGGGATCCCCCGGCTTTTGATAAACAGAGCCCCACCACCGAAATTCTGGAGACCGGCATCAAGGTCATCGACCTGCTGGCTCCCTACGCCAAGGGCGGCAAGATCGGCCTGTTCGGCGGCGCCGGCGTTGGCAAAACCGTTCTGATCCAGGAACTGATCCGCAACATCGCCACCGAACACGGCGGCTACTCCATCTTCACCGGCGTCGGTGAGCGTACCCGTGAGGGCAACGACCTCTGGCGCGAGATGGGGGAGAGCGGCGTTCTGTCCAAGACCGCCCTGGTCTTCGGTCAGATGAACGAACCGCCGGGAGCCCGTATGCGCGTGGCCCTCACCGGTCTGACCATGGCTGAGTACTTCCGTGACCGCCAGAAGCAGAACGTGCTGCTCTTCATCGACAACATCTTCCGTTACGTCCAGGCCGGTTCGGAAGTCAGCGCCCTGATGGGCCGTATGCCTTCCGCCGTCGGTTACCAGCCCACCCTGGCGGACGAAGTGGGTGCTCTGCAGGAGCGTATCACCTCCACCAAGGACGGCGCCATCACCTCGGTGCAGGCCGTCTATGTGCCCGCCGATGACCTGACCGACCCGGCGCCCGCCACCACCTTCAGCCATCTGGATGCTACCACCGTTCTGTCCCGTAAGATCGTGGAACAGGGCATCTACCCGGCCGTTGACCCGCTGGAATCCACCAGCCGGATCCTGGAGCCCGACATCGTGGGCCGCCGTCACTACGAGATCGCCCGTGGTGCCCAGGAGCTGCTGCAGCGCTACCGCGACCTGCAGGACATCATCGCCATTCTGGGTATGGAGGAACTGTCCGAGGATGACCGCCGTACCGTCGCCCGTGCGCGCCGGATGCAGCAGTTCTTCTCCCAGCCCTTCTTCGTGGCCGAACAGTTCACCGGTCTGCAGGGCCGGTACGTGCCGCTGGCCGAGACCCTCAAGGGCTTCGAGGCCCTGCTGGGCGGCGAGCTGGACAAATACCCCGAATCCGCCTTCGCCTCGGTGGGCACCATCGACGAAGTGCGTGAGAAAGCCCGTGCACAGGGGGCGGTCTGATGGAAAAGACCTTTCAGCTGGAAATCATCACGCCGGAGCGCCAGTTCTATACCGGCCAGGTGGAAAGCCTCGTGCTGCCCGCCCTGGACGGCGAATACGGCGTCCTGCCCGGTCATGAGCCGGTGGTGACCGCCGTGGAGCCGGGCGAGGCCCGCTTCAAGGCGGACGGCGTCTGGCACAACGTCATTGTGACCCAGGGCTTTGCCGAGATCACCTCGGAGTATGCCGTGGTGCTGGTCTCCACGGCGGAAAAGCCGGAGGAGATCGATGCGGCCCGTGCCGCCCGCGCCAAGGAGCGTGCCGAAGAGCGCCTGCGCCAGCACGGCAGCCAGCAGGAACATTTCCGCAGCAAGGCGGCCCTGGCCCGTGCCACAGCCCGTCTGCGTGCCACCTCGCACAGATCCTGATACAAACAAAAATCCCCGGACCCAAGCGGTCCGGGAATTTTTTTGGTTTATGCCATGCGGCGGCGGGGCCGCAGGGGCAGGGAAGATTTCTTCCGGGCAGGCAGTGCGGCGTAAATGTCCTGCAGCGCCCGGCCGATGTTGGGCAGGCTGCGGGCCAGGGCCACCTGGCGTCCGGCTTCGGTCAGGTCGGGCAGCCGTCCGGAGAGGATGCCCGCCAGCTTCTGCCGCAGTTCCCAGCCGTTCCGGCCCTTGTAGACGTTGACGCCGTCGGTGAGCCAGCCGTTGTAGACTGGAATATCCCGCAGCAGAACGGGAGTGCCGCAGGCCAGCGCCTCCAGCACCACGATGCCCTCGGTCTCCTCGTGACTGCAGAAGAGGAAGGCGTCGGCGCCGCAGTAGGCGTCCCGCAGTTCGCTCTGGGAAAGAAATCCCGGAAATTCCAGGTTGGCGGGGGCAGCGGCCATGGCCTCGCGGATCTTGCGGGGCACCAGCGCCGGGTCGGTGTGTCCGAACCAGTAAAACCGTACCTGAGGGGTGCTGCGGGCCAGTTCGATGAAATCCAGGATGCCTTTGCGTTCCATGAAATGCCCCACGCTGATGACGGCCTTGTCCCGGTCCGTCAGACCGTAGGCCTCCCGGAAGGCCCGGCGCCGGGCGGGGTCAGGGGCAAAGAAATCGGTATCCACCCCATTGGAGAGGGCCTGTACGGGCGGACGCAGCCCGTAGCCGTTCAGAATGTTTGCTGCATAGGGCGTGGGGGTCAGGATCAGGTCGGCCTGGTTGTAGCACAGGCAGAGCCACCGCTTGAAGAGGGGGGCCAGCAGATCGGACCCTACAAAGGAGTGGCGGAAATCCGCCTCGGTGGAGTGACCGTACCAGATCACCGGAATGCCCTCCCGCCGGGCGCGGCGGGCCGCCCGGAAGGAGCAGGGCAGCACGGTATTGATGTGGACGACGTCTGCCCGGGGCTGCCAGTCGGTGACCACCGATACCCCGGTGCGCTCCAGGGCCTCATGCTGATGGTTGGCAGCCTGTCCCACGCCGCTTTTGCCCACCAGAGCCAGCGATCCGCTGTAGATATGCACACGAAACATTTCCGTCACCTCCAGAGTCCCAGTACGTTCTGTGCCACCACGGTCAGCCCCAGACTGTAGAGGGCGATGGCCGCCGGCTTGCACAGGAAGATGATGGCGGTGTAGAGCCGCCAGTCGATGCGGGTGGTCCCGGCCAGAAAACACAGGTAGTCGTCGGGGGCCACCGGAATAAAGATCAGGAAGGCAAACCACCGGGCAAACCGGTTGCCGGTGCCCATCCAGCGGTCGTATTTTTCAATCATCTTGGGCGGAAACAGGGATTCCAGCAGCGGCCGTCCGCAGGCACGGGCGATGGCGAAAGCCGCCAGGGAACCCACGCAGATGCCGATGTAGTTGTACCAGAAACCCTGCCAGGCGCCGAAGAGGATGACGCCCGCCAGACACCCCAGTCCGCCGGGCAGGATGGGGATGACCACCTGCACGGCCTGGAACGCCATGAAGACCACCGGTCCGGCCCAGCCGAACTGGCCGATGTAGGAGGTCAGTGCCTCCCGGGAGTCAAACAGCCCGGCGCGCCAGAAGGAATAGGCCATCACGCAGCAGAGCACCAGCCCCAGCACCGAGGCTGCACGGTTGATGGTTTTTACCATAGAAGTACCCCCTTGGGTCGGGCGGCGCGGGGCGCCGCGGTTTTGTCCAGAATGGTGCGCCGGTAGAGTGCTTCCACCGAGGCGCCGAAGGTCTGCCGGCCATAGGGCGCGGCAGCCTGGCGGGCTTTCTGCCGCAGCGGTTCGGCGGCAGGGCCCCAGGGCAGGGCGTTGGCCAGGGCAGCCAGCTCCTCCGCGGTATGGTAGATCCAGCCGTCCTGCCCCGGCGTGATGAGACTCCGCACGCAGGGGTCGTCCCGGCAAAGCAACGGCAGCCCGGCGGCCAGTGCCTCGATGTAGGTCAGCCCCTGGGCTTCGCTGGTGGAGGCGCTCACAAAGGCGTCGGCCAGGGCATAGTAGCAGGGCACGTCCGCGGGGGCGACCATGCCTGCAAACCGTATCCGATGGGCTACCCCCAGCTCTTCGGCCAGCTGTTCCAGGGTGGCACGTTCGGGCCCGTCCCCCACAATGAGCAGTACCCCCCGGGCGATCTGCGGCAGCGCGGCAATGAGTTCGGCAATGTTTTTCTCCTTGGCCAGCCGTCCCAGGTAGAGCAGCACCGGTTCGCTCTCCGGCAGATCCAATGCCCGGCGCAGGGCCGGGTCGGGCTGTACGGCAAAGCGGTCCAGGTCCAGCCCGGTGGGGATGACCTCCACCGGGCAGTGTACGCCGTAGCCGGTGAGCAGCCACTTGATCTTCCGGGTGGGGGCGATGACGGCATCGCAGGAGGCACAGATGCTGCGGGTGAACAGCTCCGCCAGGCACCGGCCCATCCGGCGGCTGGGGGAGAAGTAGTGGGTATAATCCTCATAGACGGTGTGGTAGGTATGGAGCAGCGGTGCACCGGCGGCTTTGGCCAGCTGCCGGGCGGGGGCAAAGGTGCTGAACTCGCACTGGGAGTGCACCACGTCGGGCTGCCAGGCGGCCAGGGCATGGAGCGCGCCGTTCAGGGCAGGGGCCCGGAGCCGGGCGCCGGGGTAGATGAGCCCCGCGTCCAGGGAACCCAGATAGGTCACGCCGTCCTCGGTGAAGGTGCGGCCGCTGCCCGCCAGCGTCAGCACCCGGACATCATGGCCCCGGGCCAGCAGCTCAGTGCGCAGCGCTACAGTGGAAGTGACCACCCCGTTGACGGTGGGGGTCCAGGTGTCGGTCGTCAGTAAAATCTTCATAGAGAAAACCTCCTTGGCAAGAGGAAAAATGATCCTTTGCCTATACTAACGATCGGACCAATTGTTTTTTTGCAACAAATTCCAAAAAAATCCCGGAATTTTCCAGCAAGGGAAATTTCCGGGATTTTGGGTTTGTATCTATATCAGACGGTGATTTTTCGCAGCGTCCGGTGGTAGAGGGGGCTGTCAGGTTCCGGCTGGGTCACCGCCTGCAGCTTTCCGTCGGCGATCCACTGCTCCACCCGCAGGGCCAGCCAGGCGTCGCCGCAGCCCAGGGGGAACTGTCCCAGCGTCCGCCCGATGAGTTCGGCTTCGCGGAAGGTGTCGGGCAGACCGTCCAGCATCCGCCGCAGGTAAGGGTCATACAGCCCTTCATCCGCGCTGACCAGCACCCCGTTGAGTACCGCCCGCAGCGGAGCATTTTGCGCCTGCAGCGTCTGCCACTGGGTGACGAGGGCGGCAGCCTGGGCGGCGGGCAGCACACGCGCGTCCCTGGCCAGACCACCCCACTCGCTGGGATGCAGTTCCCCCAGATTGCGCAAGATCAGGCCGCCTTCTTTGTGGGGGGCCTGGGCGGGCAATTCCACCACCCGCAGGTCGAGGTGCTTCAACCCCAGGGGGCGCAGCTGCGCCAGCACCCAGCGCAGTCCGCAGGCGGCGTCGGGGGTGTGATCCACCCAGAGGCGCACCGGTTCTTTGGATGCCCGGGTCAGCAGGTTGCGCAGCCGCTGGCGGGCGGCGGTCAGGATCTCGGCGGCGGTCTGCTGCCCCTGGGGATAGATGGAAAGCAGCCGGGTCAGCGTCGCTTCCCGCGCGGGGCCGATCCCCTCCTCGTCGATGGGGCCGATGCTCAGCCAGAGGGAAAAGGGCAGAATATCCTGCACACTGCTCTCCAGCGGCACCGCTTCGGCCCAGCGGCGGCGCTCCTTTTCTTCCGCCTCCCGCTGCAGCCGGGCCGTTTCTTCCGAGGAAACAGGACACCCCTTTTCATCGGTGGCAATGACGCTGATGGCCCCGCCGATCTCCGCACCATGATGCATGCCGTACTTCATGCTGCCGGCGGCGCTGTCGCTGAACAAAACTTCCAGCATGGAAGACCCTCCTTGACAATTTTTCTTCATTATAGCATACTTTCCGGGAAAATGTCCGGCAAAATTCCGCCTGCCTCCGGTTGCGGAGAAACCCGGCGATGTGGTAGGATAAAGCAATAGCCCGGCTGCGTGACCTTGTCACGGAATTGGCCGCGGGATCACGATACAATGTCCATACACACCAAGCAACAGGAGTTTTGCCGATGCAATATCTGATTTCCTTCCTTGAAGGTATCATCACCTTCGTTTCGCCCTGCCTGCTGCCCATGCTGCCCGTCTACCTGTCCTACTTTGCAGGCGGCGGGGAACATTCTTCCCGCAAGACGCTGACCGGTGCCGCCGGTTTCGTCACCGGCTTTACCGTGGTCTTTGTACTGCTGGGAGCGCTGGCCGGTACGCT encodes the following:
- the atpA gene encoding F0F1 ATP synthase subunit alpha produces the protein MSEATERYAAALFGAAQGDAGAVRAAADALMADTQRWNVLVSDATTDAEKKELLAGAPQLDGQDALKAFLQLLLAEGHLNALPEILPEFSRLALNAQGGMECVMTCARQPDEATQEAVRKAACKLRGADNVVLQIKIDPSLLGGFVLDIDGVTYDRSVKGRLDRLARGIENNNSDDTLDQLAAQMKEALSGSAGDTMATETGRVLEIGDGIANVSGLRHAVYGERVEFENGTAGLILDLRRKRTGVVLLGSAEGLTEGSLVRRTGRPADVPVGEALIGRTVNALGQPIDGLGPIDCTETRPIEHEASGVVSREPVTQPMQTGILAIDAMVPIGRGQRELIIGDRQTGKTSIATDAILNQKGQDMICIYVAIGQKASTVARLRETLKKHGAMEYSIIVSAPAAEGASMQYIAPYAGAAMGEYFMSKGKDVLIVYDDLSKHAVAYRTLSLLLRRSPGREAYPGDVFYLHSRLLERACRLTKEYGGGSMTALPIVETQAGDVSAYIPTNVISITDGQIYLESGLFFSGQRPAVNVGLSVSRVGGAAQTRAIKKTAGTLRIDLARYRELEVFTQFSSDLDAETRQALDHGKRMMALLRQPLCSPMSVARQAVILYIATNGLLNDVPVEKSAAFAKDFADLLEREQADLMQEINETGALSGTATEQIRTTLQSYKEQVSATWKA
- a CDS encoding F0F1 ATP synthase subunit epsilon — protein: MEKTFQLEIITPERQFYTGQVESLVLPALDGEYGVLPGHEPVVTAVEPGEARFKADGVWHNVIVTQGFAEITSEYAVVLVSTAEKPEEIDAARAARAKERAEERLRQHGSQQEHFRSKAALARATARLRATSHRS
- the atpG gene encoding ATP synthase F1 subunit gamma; this encodes MESIKEIRTHIDSVQQTLKITNAMYLISSSKLRKARRQLTDVQPYFEKITQTISDILHRTAGVDHVYFDTRPGRPHKVGYIVITGDKGLAGAYNHNVLRLVEEEMAKVEDPTLFLIGQAGRNYFQHKGVNIDGEFMYTAQDPTVYRAREIGDTFIELFRKGHLDEVYVVFTEMVTPMQMEPRMVKLLPLDRDAFPWTPRRSADGSERHVVTYVPSPEHVLNHIVPSYLKGLLFGTLVESFCSEQNARMNAMDTATDNARSLLKELSLHYNRARQSAITQEITEIVGGAQPGGDDWEDDDWADEEADL
- the atpF gene encoding F0F1 ATP synthase subunit B, producing the protein MLDFQPWTIFFTIVNLLILYFFFRKFLFGRINAVLEQREQLIRSQVEEAEKNNAEAQKTKQEYETKLAGARQEAADLVADAKRRADVAYADRMAQAEADAKQTAAEAEARIAAERSEMLRTARGEVAHLAVMAATEVAGKRLDTDSDRALAEEFLAKVGEQA
- the atpE gene encoding ATP synthase F0 subunit C, with protein sequence MSIGIIAAGLAVLTGFGAGIGIGIATGHASDAIARQPEASGKINSTLLLGCAMAEGTAIFGFITALIIIFVG
- the atpD gene encoding F0F1 ATP synthase subunit beta codes for the protein MQHKGVIAQVLGPVVDVQFAEGSLPQINEELVVEKDGEHRVMEVAREIGHGAVRCILLSPGEGLGRGDEVIATGHTIETPVGEATLGRMFNVLGEPIDEKGPVETPEKWSIHRDPPAFDKQSPTTEILETGIKVIDLLAPYAKGGKIGLFGGAGVGKTVLIQELIRNIATEHGGYSIFTGVGERTREGNDLWREMGESGVLSKTALVFGQMNEPPGARMRVALTGLTMAEYFRDRQKQNVLLFIDNIFRYVQAGSEVSALMGRMPSAVGYQPTLADEVGALQERITSTKDGAITSVQAVYVPADDLTDPAPATTFSHLDATTVLSRKIVEQGIYPAVDPLESTSRILEPDIVGRRHYEIARGAQELLQRYRDLQDIIAILGMEELSEDDRRTVARARRMQQFFSQPFFVAEQFTGLQGRYVPLAETLKGFEALLGGELDKYPESAFASVGTIDEVREKARAQGAV
- a CDS encoding F0F1 ATP synthase subunit A, yielding MEGFKEALVDALANETAFTIPVLGGIPISSAVLVTWIIMAFWIIFTLLATRNLKVSNPGKLQVILESAVEFLNGFVKETIGPHWRPFAPYLGSVALYIGLANIISIFGLTPPTKDVSVTAALAFMSLVLIYGAQFRYNGLRGGMKRFADPMPVLLPINLMEIAIRPLALCMRLFGNVLGAFIIMEIIKYLVPAVVPAVFCIYFDLFDGLIQTIVFVFLTALFAGEGIKEEE
- a CDS encoding sensor histidine kinase — its product is MEKKSTGHTVYQQIRRVSVLGILVAMVLATGAGLSLNLFQERRIRDDTLTTAVQAVSHTLTITDGDEPALIMEYVDRTVHGISGIDLFAVYDADGQPVYLCDVTDSESSAASLESLDEALMNRLSASEDALLDDARAPEGADHCAYAAVHRPDGSVKGYVMAGLYLSSIRSTGLRTLEIYLLIGAAALGVGSFLSMQLAQRIKSDLLGYEPDAFRDLFLRRMELLDALDEGLLAIDREEHIIYINRAAAEMLSFDKSAVVGKPLSEVYPQSTIPRVMHTEQPEYNISLESLHHIRILSDRMPVRRDGQIVGAVAIFRNRTEVANLARELTGVQHIVEAMRAYTHEFMNKLHVILGLLQLGEAKQAEDYVLQLTQTKALSVGRISQSIAEPSVAALLIGKSCRAAELGVRLTLDPESHLSSDTHYLPASGMITILGNLIENAFDAFGNTPSDTLHEIDVSVRESERGLILSVDDNACGMPEEVREHIFERGSTSKGEGHGTGLFLVKSVVDAYDGEIRVESTQGVGSSFIITFRPPRAADT